One region of Oryza sativa Japonica Group chromosome 5, ASM3414082v1 genomic DNA includes:
- the LOC4337946 gene encoding glyoxylase I 4, with the protein MVNTAAVAAAKGSRGSGLPLASLNHISIVCRSLQESLTFYTDVLGFFPVRRPGSFDFDGAWLFNYGIGIHLLQAEDPDSLPGKTEINPKDNHISFQCESMVAVERRLKELGIPYIQRCVEEGGIYVDQIFFHDPDGFMIEICNCDNLPVVPLGADQPLVMAACKRAAVIKQQQQASSSPATAAAAAQCAVPSSTKAIHVGEEAHISCA; encoded by the exons atggtgaacacggcggcggtggcggcggcgaagggcagCAGGGGCAGCGGGCTGCCGCTGGCGTCGCTGAACCACATCAGCATCGTGTGCAGGTCGTTGCAGGAGTCGCTCACCTTCTACACCGACGTGCTCGGCTTCTTCCCCGTCCGTCGCCCCGGATCCTTCGACTTCGACGGCGCATG GCTGTTTAATTATGGGATTGGTATCCATCTGCTTCAGGCTGAAGATCCTGACAGCCTGCCAGGGAAAACAGAGATCAATCCTAAAGATAATCACATCTCCTTCCAG TGTGAGAGCATGGTGGCAGTGGAGCGGCGGCTGAAGGAGCTAGGCATCCCTTACATACAACGATGTGTGGAGGAAGGTGGCATCTATGTGGACCAAATCTTCTTCCACGATCCCGATGGCTTCATGATCGAGATCTGCAACTGCGACAACCTCCCCGTCGTCCCCCTCGGCGCCGACCAGCCGCTCGTCATGGCCGCCTGCAAGAGGGCCGCCGTcatcaagcagcagcagcaggcgtcctcttctccggcgacggcggcggcggcggcacagtgCGCCGTGCCATCGTCGACGAAGGCGATCCACGTCGGCGAGGAGGCACACATCTCGTGCGCCTAA
- the LOC136356531 gene encoding uncharacterized protein, whose amino-acid sequence MKRELVQEGLDLSEHLSASIHWSSYGVNPEYPTEVAGQYVNPDDYFDVELSGGHDSVSVEVNRDDVDEEASVEQYDVEFAEDSDDDRPFPPLTNNDKLALEECRAFEKVFGRKPDIPEFRDLTHAHGALLDGGINLDQLLEPFQVDGLRKGLEFPSMVTLKLWLQEYAIVHHRPYRVVNSAANRRYTVKCENPQCKWKVHATKRSSGTWRISRVGKEHSCATAKGSGSHRQLTSKFIANRLCNAIKLQPTLSASALALYIFEVFQYRVKYGKAWRAREEAMKLIYGEWGEAYVRLPTLLQAIKQRNPSMVYHIDTHPDRVVNVDGVTKKIFMRAFWCFGPSIEAFKHCRPVLAIDATFLTGKYGGALMTALSADAEDQLVPLAFALVEKENSRDWCWFIDLVRRVMVGPHREVCIISDRHAGIMNAMTTPVPGLPPVHHRWCMRHFSANFHKAGADKHQTKELLRICQIDEKWIFERDVEALRQRIPEGPRKWLEDELVDKDKWSRAYDRNGRRWGYMTTNMAEQFNSVLVGVRKLPATAIVSFTFMKCNDYFVNRHDEALKRVQLGQRWSTKVDSKMKVQKSKANKHTARYFNRSESELMPP is encoded by the exons ATGAAAAGGGAGTTAGTACAAGAGGGGCTTGATCTAAGTGAACATTTGTCGGCGAGTATTCATTGGTCGTCGTACGGAGTCAACCCTGAATACCCGACAGAAGTAGCAGGCCAATATGTGAATCCAGATGATTACTTTGATGTCGAATTGAGTGGTGGTCACGATTCTGTCTCAGTAGAAGTCAATAGAGATGATGTTGACGAGGAGGCAAGTGTTGAGCAATATGATGTTGAATTTGCtgaagactctgatgatgaccgtccattccctccacttactaataatgacaagttagcattagaggaatgtcgtgcgtttgagaaggtgtttgggaggaagccggacattcctgagtttagggacctaacacATGCCCATGGTGCACTACTAGATGGCGGCATCAACCTAGATCAGTTGCTAGAACCATTCCAGGTGGATGGTCTCAGAAAGGGTTTAGAGTTCCCATCCATGGTCACATTGAAGCTATGGCTCCAGGAGTACGCCATCGTGCACCATCGTCCATACCGTGTTGTCAATTCTGCCGCAAATAGGAGGTACACTGTTAAATGTGAAAACCCACAGTGCAAATGGAAGGTCCATGCAACTAAGAGGTCTAGTGGCACGTGGAGGATATCACGGGTAGGTAAGGAACATAGTTGTGCTACTGCCAAAGGTTCAGGGAGCCACCGGCAGCTGACATCAAAGTTCATAGCAAATAGGTTATGCAATGCCATAAAACTGCAACCTACACTCTCTGCTTCTGCGTTAGCTTTGTATATATTTGAGGTTTTCCAGTATAGGGTGAAGTATGGCAAGGCTTGGAGGGCACGAGAGGAGGCTATGAAGCTCATTTACGGTGAATGGGGTGAAGCGTATGTCCGTTTGCCCACTTTGCTGCAAGCCATTAAGCAGAGGAATCCCAGTATGGTCTACCACATCGATACTCATCCTGATAGGGTTGTCAATGTTGATGGAGTGACCAAGAAAATTTTTATGCGTGCATTCTGGTGCTTTGGTCCTTCCATTGAGGCTTTTAAGCATTGTAGGCCAGTACTAGCTATAGATGCAACCTTCCTAACTGGGAAATACGGTGGTGCCTTGATGACTGCATTATCAGCTGATGCGGAGGACCAACTTGTACCTTTAGCTTTTGCCTTGGTGGAGAAAGAGAATTCACGAGACTGGTGCTGGTTTATCGATCTTGTCCGACGGGTTATGGTTGGGCCACATAGGGAGGTTTGTATTATCTCAGATCGACATGCTGGTATAATGAATGCCATGACGACTCCTGTTCCAGGATTGCCACCGGTTCACCACCGATGGTGCATGAGGCACTTCAGTGCTAATTTCCACAAGGCCGGTGCGGACAAGCATCAGACAAAAGAGCTCCTAAGGATATGTCAGATTGACGAGAAGTGGATATTTGAGAGGGATGTTGAGGCACTAAGGCAGCGTATTCCCGAAGGTCCTCGtaaatggcttgaagatgagttGGTGGATAAAGATAAGTGGTCTCGTGCATACGATAGAAATGGCCGCCGGTGGGGTTACATGACAACCAACATGGCCGAACAGTTCAATAGCGTGCTAGTTGGTGTTCGTAAGCTTCCAGCGACGGCCATAGTATCATTTACGTTCATGAAGTGCAATGACTACTTTGTGAACAGACATGATGAAGCTTTGAAGCGAGTCCAGTTAGGGCAGCGTTGGTCCACCAAGGTTGATAGTAAGATGAAGGTGCAAAAAAGTAAGGCGAACAAACACACTGCAAG GTACTTCAACCGCTCCGAGTCAGAGCTCATGCCCCCCTAG
- the LOC107281047 gene encoding uncharacterized protein, with the protein MEHAPLRDRVSRELLRSVNEMGHALQAPRGGEDTENTLRNVLEKVRQRCRKLAARLGYRSVGLDDVYQPRRLPPPLPQSARPSTARHSIRIEEREGVGGSSSSRITQGRGKGKAPAPPSDDDDDEDEEDEDYVAPDAEEIDMSQLPDAPQGTQPTQYNLRSTRAAKKRYTPGSQAIRRQRKK; encoded by the exons ATGGAGCACGCCCCACTTAGAGACAGAGTC TCGAGAGAGCTCCTCAGGAGTGTGAATGAAATGGGGCATGCCCTCCAAGCTCCGAGGGGTGGTGAGGACACGGAGAACACACTCCGCAATGTTTTAgag aaagttcgtcaaaggtgccggaaacttgcagcaagattaggttacaggtcggttggattggacgacgtgtaccaaccgcggagactaccaccaccactacctcaaTCCGCGCGTCCAAGTACCGCTCGACACTCCATCAGGATAGAAGAGCGTGAAGGAGTtggtggctcgtcgtcgtcacgcattacgcaagggaggggaaaggggaaggcgccggctccacctagcgatgacgatgacgacgaggacgaggaggatgaggactacgtcgcaccagacgccgaggagatagacatgtcgcagcttcccgacgcgcctcaggggacgcaacccacgcaatacaacttgcgatccactcgggcagcgaaaaagag gtacactccgggctcgcaagcaattcggcgccaacggaagaagtga